Proteins encoded within one genomic window of Fragaria vesca subsp. vesca linkage group LG1, FraVesHawaii_1.0, whole genome shotgun sequence:
- the LOC101298054 gene encoding uncharacterized protein LOC101298054 isoform 2 yields MGKLSFGKVLDTLCLSSGSSSCFCMNYSEEIQDEFEKSPLIPGEKDQFMRLKDVVAGKQTLAFQLKPKMVMLRVSMHCNGCARKVEKHISKMEGVTSYKVDLESKMVVVIGDVLPYEVVQSVSKVKNAEIWNSP; encoded by the exons ATGGGGAAGCTTAGTTTTGGGAAGGTGCTAGACACTCTTTGTCTTTCTTCTGGCTCAAGTTCTTGTTTCTGCATGAACTACTCCGAGGAAATCCAAGATGAGTTTGAGAAAAGTCCATTGATTCCTGGAGAAAAGGATCAGTTTATGAGACTCAAGGATGTTGTTGCAGGAAAACAGACTCTGGCATTTCAACTGAAACCCAAG ATGGTGATGTTAAGGGTCTCCATGCACTGCAATGGATGTGCCAGGAAAGTCGAAAAACATATCTCAAAGATGGAAG GAGTGACATCCTACAAAGTAGACCTGGAAAGCAAGATGGTGGTTGTGATCGGAGATGTTCTTCCTTATGAAGTGGTGCAGAGTGTGTCTAAGGTCAAAAATGCCGAGATCTGGAACTCGCCGTGA
- the LOC101298054 gene encoding uncharacterized protein LOC101298054 isoform 1: protein MGKLSFGKVLDTLCLSSGSSSCFCMNYSEEIQDEFEKSPLIPGEKDQFMRLKDVVAGKQTLAFQLKPKMVMLRVSMHCNGCARKVEKHISKMEGMSKSLMHTGFSLQLETELVLRFPMVVPVLIFCSLLQTLAYFLLLP, encoded by the exons ATGGGGAAGCTTAGTTTTGGGAAGGTGCTAGACACTCTTTGTCTTTCTTCTGGCTCAAGTTCTTGTTTCTGCATGAACTACTCCGAGGAAATCCAAGATGAGTTTGAGAAAAGTCCATTGATTCCTGGAGAAAAGGATCAGTTTATGAGACTCAAGGATGTTGTTGCAGGAAAACAGACTCTGGCATTTCAACTGAAACCCAAG ATGGTGATGTTAAGGGTCTCCATGCACTGCAATGGATGTGCCAGGAAAGTCGAAAAACATATCTCAAAGATGGAAGGTATGTCAAAATCTCTTATGCATACAGGATTTTCGTTACAATTAGAAACTGAATTAGTGCTGAGGTTCCCAATGGTTGTACCAGTCCTTATTTTCTGTAGCCTCTTACAAACTCTGGCATATTTTCTGCTTCTGCCTTGA
- the LOC101298533 gene encoding uncharacterized protein LOC101298533 has translation MASRKEDEKNERIIRGLLKLPENRRCINCNSLGPQYVCTNFWTFVCTNCSGIHREFTHRVKSVSMAKFTSQEVKSLQEGGNQRAKEIYQKELDPQRNSFPDSSNVERLRDFIKHVYVDRRYTGERNIDKPPRLKTGDKEDSYENRRLDSYQGSRSPPYDDDRRSERSSPGGRSYEDQRSPGYDQESRQYGDSKRSPSRPEIVNDWRREDRFGNGRRYDDRRGSDGDSKLYAKSPDRSRDIDSSSPPMVRPVRDILGDKTIPLRIIEPPKANSVRATEGPVVTQRTASSSSLGSTNGNPVEVKPETSVSLIDFDADIEPAPAPAVPQTQQASVAQSYSQPENSQSDNNWASFDVAPQVKATQAPPSANSLESLLSQLSVSAPVPSYSGTSGHTMLPTATTVAPVTSLSTFPPVGAPVATPGLAQVFPTNTSNVSATGSGQWPSMQHQQPSLFPSNGIQSASQQYIPSAGGASSNQPWNSAQGQPSYPAAQAPQDVSRSNHNVSNVASQHSAGDVKSIGRSALPEDLFAMNYSSYPAPVPGWQTGPPHGMGFAMPYNTAMPIPSFQQSLKSANPFDVSSDPPPVQASTFHSMAPSQGPLPNVQPPSDLLRTSSLGALPSAWGPSYSSGLPLQAPPYASQMPPSAYAGQQIPSSLPPPGYQGAGGFSAEGAAFGSLNMVHQPVGRYSAPATPNPFPSAGGNPFG, from the exons ATGGCGAGCCGAAAGGAGGATGAGAAGAATGAACGGATTATTCGTGGCCTTCTTAAACTTCCTGAGAATCGGAGGTGCATTAACTGCAATAGTCTG GGGCCGCAGTATGTTTGCACAAATTTCTGGACGTTTGTTTGCACCAACTGCAGTGGAATACA TCGGGAGTTCACGCACCGAGTAAAATCAGTGTCGATGGCTAAGTTTACGTCGCAAGAAGTTAAATCCCTTCAAGAAGGGGGAAACCAG CGTGCAAAGGAAATTTATCAAAAAGAGTTAGATCCGCAACGTAATTCCTTCCCTGATAGCAG TAATGTTGAGAGACTCCGAGACTTTATTAAGCATGTGTACGTGGATAGAAGGTATACTGGTGAAAGAAACATTGACAAGCCACCGAGGCTAAAAACG GGGGACAAGGAGGACTCTTATGAAAATAGAAGGCTAGATTCATATCAGGGTTCTCGAAGCCCACCATATGATGATGACCGTCGTAGTGAAAGGTCCAGTCCTGGTGGTAGAAGTTATGAGGACCAAAGGAGTCCTGGATATGATCAAGAAAGTCGACAATATGGTGATTCTAAGAGAAGTCCTTCTCGCCCTGAAATTGTGAATGATTGGCGTCGAGAAGATAGATTTGGAAATGGTAGGCGATATGATGATCGTAGAGGATCCGATGGAGATTCTAAACTTTATGCGAAATCTCCTGATCGATCAAGAGATATAGATTCGTCCAGTCCGCCTATGGTACGACCTGTTAGAGATATTTTGGGTGATAAGACAATACCTCTCCGTATTATTGAACCTCCTAAAGCCAACAGTGTTAGGGCTACTGAAGGTCCCGTGGTTACGCAG AGAACTGCATCTTCCAGTAGCTTGGGTTCCACCAACGGGAACCCAGTTGAAGTGAAACCGGAGACTTCTGTAAGTTTAATTGATTTTGATGCTGATATTGAACCTGCTCCAGCTCCAGCAGTTCCTCAAACACAACAAGCTTCTGTAGCTCAATCATATTCACAGCCAGAAAATTCACAGAGTGACAACAACTGGGCTTCTTTTGATGTTGCCCCACAAGTGAAAGCAACTCAAGCTCCTCCAAGTGCAAATTCTTTGGAATCTCTGCTATCACAGTTGTCTGTTTCGGCACCTGTCCCTAGTTATTCTGGAACTTCAG GACACACAATGTTGCCAACTGCTACTACAGTTGCACCAGTTACGAGCTTGTCAACATTTCCCCCTGTCGGTGCTCCAGTTGCGACCCCTGGATTGGCTCAAGTATTCCCAACCAATACTAGTAATGTCTCTGCTACCGGTTCTGGGCAATGGCCTAGTATGCAGCATCAGCAACCTTCTTTATTCCCTTCTAATGGCATTCAGTCTGCCTCTCAGCAATACATTCCATCAGCTGGTGGAGCTTCAAGCAATCAA CCATGGAATTCAGCTCAGGGTCAACCTAGTTATCCAGCTGCACAAGCGCCACAAGATGTTTCAAGATCTAACCACAATGTTAGTAATGTTGCATCACAACATTCAGCTGGGGATGTAAAATCAATTGGAAGAAGTGCACTTCCTGAG GATCTTTTTGCTATGAACTATTCATCCTACCCTGCACCAGTTCCCGGATGGCAGACTGGTCCTCCTCATGGTATGGGGTTTGCAATGCCGTACAATACTGCAATG CCCATTCCCAGTTTTCAGCAGTCTCTAAAGTCAGCAAACCCGTTTGATGTCAGTAGTGATCCTCCTCCAGTTCAAGCCTCAACG TTTCATTCCATGGCACCCTCACAAGGACCGCTACCAAATGTGCAGCCTCCATCTGACTTATTGCGTACATCTAGCCTGGGGGCACTCCCATCAGCTTGGGGGCCCTCATATTCATCTGGATTGCCTCTCCAAGCACCGCCATATGCATCACAAATGCCTCCAA GTGCCTATGCAGGACAACAAATTCCGAGTAGCTTGCCACCTCCAGG GTATCAAGGAGCAGGAGGCTTTAGTGCTGAGGGAGCTGCCTTTGGTTCGTTAAATATGGTACACCAGCCGGTTGGTAGATACTCAGCACCTGCTACCCCAAATCCTTTCCCGTCTGCCGGAGGAAACCCATTTGGATAG
- the LOC101305305 gene encoding F-box/kelch-repeat protein At3g06240-like, whose protein sequence is MFTSVESTDHWLYCLDLNKFIYENHNDDVGGSTAAPSELDFVYNQLPYGGLDFVPSTHYSYHGLFFSHYCSGCFRFSLIDYETKESEYLPDAKIRRLTIEPGFDYWHLYGVGLFDYSTNGYKVIKGQQYNDGVVFSVYTWNPTCSGPRRKIEHLFPYRVLRSHGGHGILVNGEVHWLATKKVGQESLVMIISIILAEEKVREIAIPPNAPTGSIELGEFRDWLCITSAGYGTCNEFWVMKEYGVRESWTKMQSLYHITNYHILVSGRILMT, encoded by the coding sequence ATGTTTACTTCTGTTGAGTCGACAGATCATTGGCTTTACTGCTTGGATCTTAACAAGTTTATCTATGAGAATCATAATGATGATGTTGGTGGTTCAACAGCAGCACCCTCTGAGCTCGACTTTGTTTACAATCAACTTCCGTATGGTGGACTTGATTTTGTTCCCTCTACCCATTATTCCTACCATGGCTTGTTCTTTTCCCATTATTGTTCTGGCTGCTTCAGATTCAGTTTGATCGACTATGAAACCAAGGAATCAGAGTACCTCCCAGACGCAAAAATAAGGAGACTAACAATCGAGCCTGGATTTGATTACTGGCACTTATATGGAGTTGGATTATTTGATTACTCCACAAATGGATACAAGGTGATTAAGGGGCAGCAATATAATGATGGAGTTGTGTTTAGTGTCTATACTTGGAACCCTACATGTTCAGGTCCTCGGCGAAAAATTGAGCACTTGTTTCCCTACAGAGTTTTACGTAGTCATGGTGGTCATGGGATCCTGGTGAATGGTGAAGTTCATTGGTTGGCGACGAAGAAGGTTGGACAGGAATCATTGGTGATGATTATATCTATCATTTTAGCAGAGGAGAAGGTTAGAGAAATTGCAATACCGCCTAATGCTCCTACTGGTTCCATTGAACTAGGGGAATTCAGAGATTGGCTATGCATAACATCAGCTGGATACGGAACATGTAATGAGTTTTGGGTGATGAAGGAATATGGAGTGAGAGAGTCTTGGACTAAAATGCAGTCTCTATACCATATTACAAATTATCACATTCTGGTTTCTGGACGGATACTCATGACCTGA
- the LOC101305598 gene encoding F-box/kelch-repeat protein At3g06240-like — MYDCRNKKKKMQDGSQNVDLPPEMMHEIFSRLPVKPLCRFKLVSKSWESLISDPDFVANYSKAAFENEDVFFRRRRLLFTNIIDSGQHGIYSLDLDQFLSENSNAGVDGLVAAPTELGFVYNLVQRGGFPYPFVLGPCNGLFLARLCYGDYGYILINPVTKESKKLPKPPLWRPMEPFFCHIYGLGFDHSTNEYKVINGQQYFGGVVFSVYTLQTDSWRQIDCLFPYKDLHNDGVLVNGAVDRLAMKVGNQSWVIISFSLAEERVREIAVPPNTANQSIQLGAFRDWLCITSAG, encoded by the coding sequence ATGTACGATTGTCGTAACAAAAAGAAGAAGATGCAAGACGGTAGCCAAAACGTGGACCTTCCACCTGAGATGATGCATGAAATTTTTTCAAGGCTACCAGTGAAGCCCTTGTGTCGCTTCAAGCTTGTATCCAAGTCATGGGAGTCCCTAATCTCCGATCCTGATTTCGTCGCAAACTATTCCAAAGCCGCCTTTGAGAATGAGGATGTCTTCTTCAGAAGACGCCGCCTCCTCTTTACTAATATTATTGACTCTGGACAACATGGGATATACTCTTTGGATCTTGACCAGTTTCTCAGTGAGAATTCTAATGCTGGTGTTGATGGTCTAGTAGCAGCACCCACTGAGCTCGGCTTTGTTTACAATCTTGTTCAAAGAGGTGGATTTCCATACCCCTTTGTCCTTGGTCCCTGCAATGGCTTGTTCTTGGCCCGGTTATGTTACGGTGACTACGGTTACATTTTGATCAACCCCGTAACCAAGGAATCAAAGAAATTACCAAAGCCACCACTATGGAGACCAATGGAGCCCTTTTTTTGTCACATATATGGACTTGGATTTGATCACTCCACCAATGAATACAAGGTGATTAACGGGCAGCAATATTTTGGTGGAGTTGTGTTTAGTGTCTATACATTGCAGACTGATTCTTGGCGACAGATTGACTGCTTATTTCCCTACAAAGATTTACATAATGATGGGGTCCTGGTGAATGGTGCTGTTGATAGGTTGGCGATGAAGGTTGGAAATCAATCATGGGTGATTATATCTTTCTCTTTAGCAGAGGAGAGGGTTAGAGAAATTGCAGTACCGCCCAATACTGCTAATCAATCAATTCAACTAGGGGCATTCAGAGATTGGCTATGCATAACATCAGCTGGATAG
- the LOC101305884 gene encoding F-box/kelch-repeat protein At3g06240-like, producing the protein MADKSKYKAIEDKGQRLVFVDHARKRLYTLDIVQYLNKNLELMRNDKADDVDYVAKATELDFVRRNIGSGWVPVVLSCKSFLMCRSDSGFHLINPATEEWKKVPKTPLTKMSFSWELYGFGFDESTSQYKVIEGKGGNDGFVFSVYASLTDSWRKIETLYPYKQTRVCRKEGMLLNGAVHWLVKRDGSLVIISFLLAEEEVREIQVPPSCSTGLVVCDFDDKHCWSFSISHNMGEVGGFGSMGVYVENLKPLFDQEQLDKSKAD; encoded by the exons ATGGCAGACAAGAGCAAGTATAAAGCTATTGAGGATAAGGGACAGCGTCTTGTATTTGTTGACCATGCACGTAAACGCCTCTACACTTTGGACATTGTTCAGTATCTCAACAAGAATCTTGAACTGATGAGGAATGATAAAGCTGATGATGTGGATTATGTTGCAAAAGCCACTGAGCTCGACTTTGTTCGTCGCAATATTGGAAGTGGTTGGGTTCCTGTTGTGCTTTCCTGCAAGAGCTTCTTGATGTGCAGGTCGGATTCTGGGTTCCATTTGATCAACCCTGCAACCGAGGAATGGAAGAAAGTACCAAAGACACCACTGACAAAGATGTCTTTTTCTTGGGAGCTATATGGGTTTGGATTTGATGAGTCCACTAGTCAGTACAAGGTGATTGAAGGGAAGGGGGGCAATGATGGGTTTGTGTTTAGTGTTTATGCTTCCTTGACTGATTCTTGGCGAAAGATCGAGACTCTATACCCCTACAAACAAACTCGTGTTTGTAGGAAGGAAGGGATGTTGCTGAATGGGGCTGTTCATTGGTTGGTCAAGCGAGATGGATCCTTGGTGATTATATCTTTCCTTTTAGCAGAGGAGGAGGTTAGAGAAATCCAAGTACCGCCTAGTTGCAGCACTG GGTTAGTTGTGTGTGATTTTGATGATAAACATTGCTGGAGCTTCTCGATTAGTCATAATATGGGTGAAGTTGGTGGTTTTGGTAGCATGGGTGTCTATGTGGAGAACCTTAAGCCTCTTTTTGATCAAGAACAACTGGATAAAAGTAAGGCTGATTGA
- the LOC101306172 gene encoding F-box protein CPR30-like, translating to MHSSKAIENMDVLTQRLKLVFTKLETGRVYSLYLDQLLNHMVDGLLVYKELSTGYDCRPLFAVDICNRLLFFRGCDKFDLITYPATRESRKVPKTPTWRLPNKLPSEPDLFYGFGFDYSTNQYKVVYAKCYSTDGRGNINEGNGDGVVFSVYTLMETSSSWRRVEGVYPYVTISFGGTVLNGCVHWLARRGRDRDGPLLIVSFLLAEEEVKEIPLPPICSTGSRQLGVFRNWLRITLWEVKEVAYNEFLVTKEYGVRDSWTKMQNLPLRAGCIHRVGIYVESLASLTGKEEEHERLEFKPSPL from the exons ATGCACTCCTCTAAAGCCATTGAGAATATGGATGTGCTCACCCAAAGATTGAAACTCGTATTTACTAAACTCGAAACTGGTCGCGTTTACTCTTTATACCTTGACCAGCTTCTCAACCATATGGTTGATGGTTTACTAGTATACAAAGAGCTCAGTACCGGATACGATTGTAGACCCCTTTTTGCTGTGGATATATGCAATAGATTGTTGTTTTTTCGGGGATGTGATAAGTTCGATTTGATAACTTATCCGGCAACCAGGGAATCAAGGAAAGTACCGAAGACACCAACATGGAGGCTACCAAATAAGTTGCCCTCTGAACCAGACCTCTTTTATGGGTTTGGATTTGATTACTCCACAAATCAATACAAGGTGGTTTACGCAAAGTGCTATAGTACTGATGGTCGTGGAAATATTAATGAAGGAAATGGTGATGGAGTTGTGTTTAGTGTCTATACGTTAATGGAAACTAGTTCTTCTTGGCGGCGAGTTGAGGGTGTCTATCCCTACGTTACTATCAGTTTTGGAGGGACTGTGCTGAATGGCTGTGTGCATTGGTTGGCCAGACGAGGTCGAGATCGAGATGGACCATTGTTGATTGTGTCTTTCCTTTTAGCAGAGGAGGAGGTCAAAGAAATTCCACTACCACCCATATGCAGCACTGGTTCAAGACAACTAGGGGTTTTCAGAAATTGGCTACGTATAACATTGTGGGAAGTGAAAGAAGTAGCATATAATGAGTTTTTGGTCACGAAAGAATATGGAGTGAGAGATTCTTGGACTAAAATGCAG AATCTACCACTTCGTGCTGGTTGTATTCATAGGGTTGGTATCTATGTAGAAAGTCTTGCTTCGCTTACAGGTAAAGAGGAGGAACATGAGAGGTTGGAATTTAAACCAAGCCCATTATGA
- the LOC101306465 gene encoding putative F-box protein At1g47790-like, producing MEDGHKEKMENDGQNVDLPPEMMHEIVSRLPVKPLCRFKLVSKSWESLISDPDFVANYSKAAFENEDVFFRRRRLLFTFVDSGQRGMYSLDLDRFLNENPNVGVDGSVAAPIELDFVYSHLPRGGYDWVPVFFIPAMACSCPGYVLATAATV from the coding sequence ATGGAAGATGGTCATAAAGAAAAGATGGAAAACGATGGCCAAAACGTGGACCTTCCACCTGAGATGATGCATGAAATTGTGTCAAGGCTACCAGTGAAGCCCTTGTGTCGCTTCAAGCTTGTATCCAAGTCATGGGAGTCCCTAATCTCCGATCCTGATTTCGTCGCAAACTATTCCAAAGCCGCCTTTGAGAATGAGGATGTCTTCTTCAGAAGACGACGTCTCCTCTTTACTTTCGTTGACTCTGGACAACGAGGGATGTACTCTTTGGATCTTGACCGGTTTCTCAATGAGAATCCTAATGTTGGTGTTGACGGTTCAGTAGCAGCACCCATTGAGCTCGACTTTGTTTACAGTCATCTTCCGAGAGGTGGATATGATTGGGTCCCCGTGTTTTTTATTCCTGCTATGGCTTGTTCTTGTCCCGGTTATGTTCTGGCGACTGCAGCTACAGTTTGA
- the LOC101306758 gene encoding F-box/kelch-repeat protein At3g06240-like, with amino-acid sequence MEPHFRIGIGFDHSTNEYKVINGQQNDDGVVFSVYTLQTDSWRKIDCLFPYRVLGRYDGILVNGGVHWFARKVTDESLVIISFSLAEEKVREIELPPNNAFTHRIQVGAFRDWLCITSSSKYSVTFNEFWVMKNYGVSESWAKIRVSKPYEKLSHSDFLTKSHDLMIFNRSSLVMYNFNDDTYWTLSIGKVGEFRSIGIYVETLPVLTHRSRTRSSKEDDSDIIDRAIQEWISILSVTSWDINSHSFRQKLKVE; translated from the coding sequence ATGGAGCCCCATTTTCGGATTGGAATTGGATTTGATCACTCGACCAATGAATACAAGGTGATTAACGGGCAGCAGAATGACGATGGAGTTGTGTTTAGTGTCTATACATTGCAGACTGATTCTTGGCGAAAGATCGACTGCTTATTTCCCTACAGAGTTTTAGGACGTTATGATGGGATCCTAGTGAATGGTGGTGTTCATTGGTTTGCGAGGAAGGTTACAGATGAATCATTGGTGATTATATCTTTCTCTTTAGCAGAGGAGAAGGTTAGAGAAATTGAACTACCGCCCAATAATGCTTTTACTCATCGAATTCAAGTAGGGGCATTCAGAGATTGGCTATGTATAACATCATCATCAAAATATTCAGTCACATTTAATGAATTCTGGGTCATGAAGAATTACGGAGTGAGTGAGTCTTGGGCTAAAATACGGGTCTCCAAACCATACGAGAAACTATCCCATTCCGATTTTTTGACAAAATCTCATGATCTTATGATATTCAATAGATCATCATTAGTTATGTACAATTTCAATGACGACACATATTGGACTTTATCGATTGGCAAAGTCGGTGAATTTAGAAGTATTGGCATCTATGTGGAGACCCTGCCTGTCTTAACTCATCGATCAAGAACAAGAAGTTCCAAGGAAGATGACAGTGACATTATCGATAGGGCCATACAAGAATGGATATCAATTCTCTCGGTGACATCATGGGATATCAATTCCCATTCTTTTAGGCAAAAGCTAAAAGTAGAGTGA
- the LOC101298819 gene encoding serine incorporator 3-like, with product MVEKMESPAPTGNYERSNTFKVDTWFSQFRNGSNPWMARYVYGFMFLLANLMAWAVRDYGNSVLIEMNRLRGCDGAHDCLATEGVLRVSLGCFLFYFSMFLSTAGASKLNESRDTWQSGWWSAKIVLWIAFIIIPFLLPSAIIKLYGVVAHFGAGVFLLIQLISVISFITWVNDCCQSSKSERCQIHSMLIATAAYVVSLVGIIMMYIWYSPEPSCVINIFFITWTLVLLQLMTSVSLHPKVNAGILTPGLMGLYIVFICWFAIRSEPVAGNFCNRKAEASQHRDWLTVISFVIGVLAMVIATFSTGIDSKCFQKLQFKKDETESEDDVPYGYGFFHFVFATGAMYFAMLLIGWNTNHSMKKWTIDVGWTSTWVRIVNEWIAVCVYLWMLVAPIIWKSRQTTESIV from the exons ATGGTAGAGAAAATGGAGAGTCCTGCTCCAACAGGCAACTACGAGAGGAGCAACACCTTCAAAGTTGATACATGGTTTAGCCAATTCCGGAATGGCTCCAATCCATGGATGGCAAGATATGTCTATGGTTTTATGTTTCTGCTAGCAAATCTTATGGCATGGGCCGTAAGGGATTACGGAAACAGCGTCCTGATCGAGATGAACA GGTTAAGAGGATGTGATGGTGCACATGACTGTTTGGCTACAGAAGGTGTTCTTCGTGTGAGCTTGGGATGCTTT TTGTTTTATTTCTCTATGTTTCTTTCAACCGCGGGTGCTTCGAAGTTGAACGAGTCCAGAGATACATGGCAATCTGGATGGTGGTCTGCTAAGATTGTCCTGTGGATTGCTTTCATTATTATCCCCTTTTTGCTTCCTTCGGCTATTATAAAGCTCTATG GTGTGGTTGCACATTTTGGCGCCGG GGTATTCCTTCTGATTCAACTAATAAGCGTAATTAGTTTCATTACATGGGTGAACGATTGCTGCCAGTCTTCGAAATCAGAGAGATG CCAAATTCATTCAATGCTAATTGCAACAGCAGCATATGTTGTAAGCTTAGTGGGGATAATAATGATGTACATATGGTATTCACCAGAACCATCTTGCGTCATCAACATTTTCTTCATTACCTGGACATTGGTACTACTGCAACTCATGACGAGCGTCTCTCTCCACCCAAAA GTGAATGCTGGTATCTTGACTCCAGGGCTCATGGGACTCTATATAGTATTTATCTGCTGGTTTGCCATTAGAAG TGAGCCAGTAGCAGGGAACTTTTGCAACAGGAAGGCGGAAGCTTCACAGCATAGGGATTGGCTCACCGTCATA AGCTTTGTTATTGGTGTACTCGCAATGGTTATTGCAACATTTTCAACGGGTATAGACTCCAAATGCTTTCAG AAACTGCAGTTCAAGAAGGACGAGACTGAATCCGAGGATGATGTTCCATACGGCTATGGCTTCTTCCATTTCGTTTTCGCCACAGGAGCAATGTACTTCGCGATGCTATTGATCGGTTGGAATACTAATCACTCCATGAAAAA GTGGACAATTGATGTGGGATGGACTAGCACTTGGGTCAGAATTGTGAACGAGTGGATCGCTGTCTGTGTGTATT TGTGGATGCTGGTTGCTCCAATTATATGGAAGAGTAGACAAACAACTGAATCGATCGTATAA